The proteins below come from a single Candidatus Delongbacteria bacterium genomic window:
- the lpxA gene encoding acyl-ACP--UDP-N-acetylglucosamine O-acyltransferase, translating into MIHPTAVIHPEARLGEGVVVEAYAIIEEDTVLGDGCWIGPRAQISAGARLGREVKVFHCASVSCVPQDLKFGGERTTLEVGDRTVIREFVTLSRGTEEAGVTRVGADCLLMAYVHVAHDCQIGDRVILANMVQVAGHVKLGYHVSVGGMVPIHQFVRVGDHAFIAGNVSVTKDVPPFVLANDTPLRFCGLNSVGLRRRGYDGDRLLAIKRHYRLIYGKGSTTPSQALSELEERAHTDEDARVMADFIRSSERGIIQG; encoded by the coding sequence CTGATTCATCCCACGGCCGTGATCCATCCCGAGGCCCGGCTGGGCGAGGGCGTGGTCGTCGAGGCCTACGCCATCATCGAAGAGGATACCGTGCTCGGCGATGGCTGCTGGATCGGCCCGCGGGCCCAGATCTCGGCCGGTGCCCGTCTGGGCCGCGAGGTCAAGGTCTTCCACTGCGCGAGCGTGAGTTGCGTGCCACAGGACCTCAAGTTCGGCGGCGAGCGCACCACGCTGGAAGTGGGCGACCGCACCGTGATCCGCGAGTTCGTGACCCTCTCCCGGGGCACCGAGGAAGCCGGTGTGACCCGTGTCGGCGCCGACTGCCTGCTGATGGCCTATGTGCATGTGGCCCACGACTGCCAGATCGGGGACCGGGTGATCCTGGCCAACATGGTGCAGGTGGCCGGCCACGTGAAACTGGGCTACCACGTGAGCGTGGGCGGCATGGTTCCCATTCACCAGTTCGTGCGCGTGGGCGATCACGCCTTCATCGCGGGCAATGTCAGCGTGACCAAGGACGTGCCGCCTTTCGTGCTGGCCAACGACACGCCCCTGCGGTTCTGCGGACTCAACTCGGTCGGACTGCGGCGACGCGGCTATGATGGCGATCGGCTGCTGGCCATCAAGCGCCACTATCGCCTGATCTACGGCAAGGGAAGCACCACTCCCAGTCAGGCGCTGAGCGAACTGGAAGAGCGGGCTCACACCGACGAAGACGCTCGCGTGATGGCCGACTTCATCCGCTCCTCGGAGCGTGGCATCATCCAGGGGTGA
- a CDS encoding OmpH family outer membrane protein, translating into MKSAISLLCILLLSSLSLAKDMKIGVVDSRLIMAEYQDYRNNLRILQEEKQDWDRQLNTREQEIQAEVDDFMRQENAMTPAKQKEVRDRIDGKIKQLEDLRKSFYDEETGKVAKRNRELLEPLIENVNTAIQSVAEELGYDLILDNAMAVVVFASESSIDHELSAKVLNKLQGVK; encoded by the coding sequence GTGAAATCTGCAATCAGCCTGCTCTGCATTCTTCTGCTCAGTTCACTGAGCCTGGCCAAGGACATGAAGATCGGTGTGGTGGACAGCCGCCTGATCATGGCCGAATACCAGGATTACCGCAACAACCTGCGCATCCTCCAGGAGGAGAAGCAGGACTGGGACCGCCAGCTCAACACACGCGAGCAGGAGATCCAGGCGGAAGTGGACGACTTCATGCGTCAGGAAAACGCGATGACCCCGGCCAAGCAGAAGGAAGTGCGCGACCGCATCGACGGCAAGATCAAGCAGCTCGAAGACCTGCGGAAGTCCTTCTACGACGAGGAGACCGGCAAGGTGGCCAAGCGCAACCGCGAACTGCTTGAGCCCCTGATCGAGAATGTGAACACCGCGATCCAGAGCGTGGCCGAGGAGCTGGGCTACGACCTGATCCTGGACAACGCCATGGCCGTTGTCGTGTTCGCCTCGGAGAGCAGCATCGATCACGAGCTGTCCGCCAAGGTGCTCAACAAGCTTCAGGGCGTGAAGTAA
- a CDS encoding lipoate--protein ligase family protein produces MAATPARLILEPHGDGLRQMAADAWLCRSGRDPLHLRLYQWTPWTLSLGHSQAWDPALAERCQRAGVPVVRRETGGRAVYHADELTYCVTIPVDSPFHTSSLPEAYARINRALARGLERIGVPCGQESRRVDMAAAYRQELGGLCFAATARSEVLWDGRKLVGSAQRQLRHGLLQHGSLMLGDAHYGIAELFFDDAELRARSREKLARSTTCLSEILGQAPEFRVLAAALAQGFEEEYHVTLTERPFDSAEEDALLALRDEFLPEARNLPASR; encoded by the coding sequence ATGGCTGCAACCCCGGCAAGGCTGATCCTGGAACCGCACGGCGACGGCCTGCGACAGATGGCCGCCGACGCCTGGCTCTGCCGTTCGGGGCGTGATCCCCTGCATCTGCGCCTGTATCAGTGGACCCCCTGGACCCTCTCGCTGGGCCACAGCCAGGCCTGGGACCCCGCCCTGGCCGAACGCTGCCAGCGCGCCGGGGTGCCGGTCGTGCGCCGCGAAACGGGCGGACGGGCCGTCTACCATGCCGACGAACTGACCTATTGTGTCACGATTCCCGTGGATTCTCCCTTTCATACCAGCAGCCTGCCCGAGGCCTATGCGCGCATCAATCGCGCTCTGGCCCGCGGCCTGGAGCGCATTGGCGTACCCTGCGGGCAGGAAAGTCGCCGTGTGGACATGGCGGCCGCCTACAGACAGGAGCTGGGTGGCCTGTGCTTTGCGGCCACGGCCCGTTCCGAGGTGCTCTGGGACGGACGCAAGCTGGTGGGCAGCGCCCAGCGCCAGTTGCGACACGGCCTGCTGCAGCACGGCAGCCTGATGCTGGGCGACGCGCATTACGGCATCGCCGAGTTGTTCTTTGACGACGCCGAGCTGCGCGCGCGCTCGCGCGAGAAACTGGCCCGCTCCACCACCTGTCTGAGCGAGATTCTGGGGCAGGCGCCTGAGTTCCGGGTGCTTGCCGCGGCTCTGGCACAGGGATTCGAAGAAGAGTATCACGTGACCCTGACCGAACGCCCCTTCGATTCTGCCGAAGAGGACGCCCTGTTGGCCCTGCGCGACGAGTTTCTGCCCGAGGCACGCAACCTGCCAGCGTCACGATGA
- the bamA gene encoding outer membrane protein assembly factor BamA: MNTVVTRGVLSRGLFCLVLLLGLLQAAPSWAQAGTNVLLGITVEGNLATDENLIRINSGLVNGQSLTGEDIQHAIRQLWSLERFSNVEIQIARELPEGLYLLIQVEEKPLLAGIEILGNKKLKKLKLSDTLKDVVTTGKPIGEAEVFRVRKTLLDLYQGEGYEQAEVEATLRDVQDSRGTLYVVISEGRRTRIREVVFHGNQAFSERRLARQMKKTRTKGFLRKGEFDPAAFEEDQKNLVDFLRKQGYRDARVERDSVSFNDDGKALRVDVWVYEGRQYTFGDVSFTGNTVYPGEFLGNQLLFKPGDTYNEQKYQRSLESLQDLYYNRGYIQVRVDPIEEPRGESVVDIRFQITENNIFSVRRVEFAGNDKTKEKVLRREMSLHPGDTFDVGRLRRSLRDITILNYFDKVEPNVDIAGSDQVDLTVSVSEKTTDQISMSAGYSERDKLVGSLGFTLNNLMGNGQKLTLDWQFAKSYRSIRMDFEEPWLFDRPVLAGISLYDTYNNRTTSDGFNRRIRGGSLSLGKRLNWPDNYFQARSTYALEEVVYTDFIESERESLIERGFKEDDPELSSTMALVLQRDSRDHPEFPTTGSTLRLQSKFGGGYLGGSYDFQKYTMSMRSYSPFFGKFVFYNSMETGVVDGLSANDEIPWYERFFMGGTALSVGTSLRGYNERDVGTGDDGGRTMVKLGSEVRVQLIPSPTVYGLVFGEAGNVWKNVSSASLNDLARSAGIGMRLHMPLVGLIGLDYAYGFDRLNGSTGLREGQWEFHFQFGREF, translated from the coding sequence GTGCTGTTGCTGGGGCTGTTGCAGGCCGCGCCCTCGTGGGCCCAGGCCGGTACCAATGTCCTGCTGGGCATCACGGTCGAGGGCAATCTCGCCACCGATGAGAACCTGATCCGGATCAACAGTGGCCTGGTCAATGGCCAGTCACTCACGGGCGAGGACATCCAGCACGCGATTCGCCAACTCTGGAGCCTGGAGCGCTTTTCCAATGTGGAAATCCAGATCGCGCGCGAGCTGCCCGAAGGTCTGTATCTGCTGATCCAGGTCGAAGAGAAACCCCTGCTGGCCGGCATCGAGATCCTGGGCAACAAGAAGCTCAAGAAGCTCAAGCTCAGTGATACACTCAAGGACGTGGTCACCACGGGCAAACCCATCGGCGAGGCCGAGGTCTTCCGGGTCCGCAAGACCCTGCTGGATCTGTACCAGGGCGAAGGCTATGAACAGGCCGAGGTCGAGGCCACCCTGCGCGACGTGCAGGACTCGCGCGGCACCCTGTATGTGGTCATTTCCGAAGGGCGCCGCACACGAATCCGGGAAGTGGTGTTCCACGGCAACCAGGCCTTCAGCGAGCGGCGCCTGGCCCGCCAGATGAAGAAGACCCGCACCAAGGGCTTTCTGCGCAAGGGCGAATTCGATCCGGCGGCCTTCGAGGAAGACCAGAAGAATCTGGTGGATTTCCTGCGCAAGCAGGGGTACCGCGACGCCCGTGTCGAGCGCGACAGCGTGAGCTTCAATGACGACGGCAAGGCGCTGCGTGTGGACGTGTGGGTCTACGAAGGCCGCCAGTACACCTTCGGCGACGTCAGCTTCACGGGCAACACGGTCTATCCCGGCGAGTTCCTGGGCAACCAGCTGCTCTTCAAGCCGGGCGACACCTACAACGAGCAGAAGTACCAGCGCAGCCTGGAGAGCCTCCAGGATCTGTACTACAACCGTGGTTACATCCAGGTGCGTGTCGACCCCATCGAGGAGCCCCGCGGCGAGTCGGTGGTCGACATCCGTTTCCAGATCACCGAGAACAACATCTTCTCGGTGCGCCGGGTGGAATTCGCGGGCAACGACAAGACCAAGGAAAAGGTGCTGCGCCGCGAGATGAGCCTGCACCCGGGCGACACCTTCGACGTGGGGCGGCTGCGCCGCAGCCTGCGGGACATCACGATCCTGAACTACTTCGACAAGGTGGAACCCAACGTGGACATCGCGGGCAGCGACCAGGTCGACCTGACCGTGTCCGTGAGCGAGAAGACCACCGACCAGATCTCGATGTCGGCCGGGTACAGCGAGCGCGACAAGCTGGTGGGCTCCCTGGGCTTCACCCTCAACAACCTGATGGGCAATGGCCAGAAGCTGACCCTGGACTGGCAGTTCGCCAAGAGCTATCGCAGCATCCGGATGGACTTCGAGGAACCCTGGCTCTTCGACCGTCCCGTGCTGGCGGGCATCAGCCTGTACGACACCTACAACAACCGCACCACGTCCGACGGCTTCAACCGCCGGATCCGTGGCGGCAGCCTGAGTCTGGGCAAGCGTCTGAACTGGCCGGACAACTACTTCCAGGCCCGCAGCACCTACGCTCTGGAAGAGGTGGTGTACACCGACTTCATCGAGAGCGAGCGGGAAAGCCTGATCGAGCGCGGCTTCAAGGAAGACGATCCCGAACTGTCCTCGACCATGGCCCTGGTGCTGCAGCGCGACAGCCGCGACCACCCGGAATTTCCCACCACGGGCTCGACCCTGCGTCTGCAGTCCAAGTTCGGCGGTGGGTATCTGGGCGGCAGTTACGACTTCCAGAAGTACACCATGTCCATGCGCAGCTACAGTCCCTTCTTCGGCAAGTTCGTGTTCTACAATTCCATGGAGACCGGCGTGGTGGACGGGCTGTCCGCCAACGACGAGATTCCCTGGTACGAACGCTTCTTCATGGGCGGCACGGCGCTGTCGGTGGGCACCAGCCTGCGCGGTTACAACGAGCGCGACGTGGGCACCGGGGACGACGGCGGCCGCACCATGGTCAAGCTTGGCAGCGAAGTGCGCGTGCAGCTGATCCCCAGTCCCACGGTCTACGGGCTGGTCTTCGGCGAAGCGGGCAACGTCTGGAAGAACGTGAGCTCGGCCAGCCTCAACGATCTGGCGCGCAGCGCCGGCATCGGCATGCGGCTGCACATGCCCCTCGTGGGCCTGATCGGTCTGGATTATGCCTACGGCTTCGACCGCCTCAACGGGTCCACCGGGTTGCGCGAAGGTCAGTGGGAATTTCACTTCCAGTTCGGACGCGAGTTCTAG
- a CDS encoding bifunctional UDP-3-O-[3-hydroxymyristoyl] N-acetylglucosamine deacetylase/3-hydroxyacyl-ACP dehydratase — protein MIKNQRSLANPATMSGIGLHTGVPVTMTLHPAPADHGLVFLVPDAEGKPVRIPALVDHVDDLTRSTCLRSGSATVHTVEHVLAALAGLGIDNCLIELDALETPIADGSSREFIRLIRGAGIQELDEPRVFFVPDRPISFRNDAGVDIVVLPSDEFRVTYMVDYAVPGMGTQYTSMYGMEEFEEEYAGARTFCLLSELLALRSAGLIQGGTLDSGLVLVDRQLDEPALDELKSEFGLAGRPLEPPVNGVLDNRELRFVNEPVRHKVLDLIGDLCLLGHPLKAHVLAARGGHATHVELVRLLKKDMMRQSLQREYQDQLHADRVFDIAAIERIMPHRYPMLLVDRILELKPGEFVRGIKCVTRNEPFFNGHFPDHPIMPGVLIVEAMGQCGGVLMLNSYDRPEEKVVYFSGLDNVKFRKPVVPGDVLMLELTMLKQRRGFCSMKGRALVDGQLVCTAEMSAVVMDKNS, from the coding sequence ATGATCAAGAACCAGCGTTCCCTGGCCAATCCGGCCACCATGTCCGGCATCGGCCTGCACACCGGCGTGCCCGTGACCATGACCCTGCATCCCGCACCCGCCGACCATGGGTTGGTGTTCCTGGTGCCCGACGCGGAGGGCAAACCGGTCCGGATTCCCGCATTGGTGGACCATGTGGACGACCTGACCCGCAGCACCTGCCTGCGCTCCGGCAGTGCCACCGTGCACACCGTGGAGCACGTGCTGGCGGCCCTGGCCGGTCTGGGCATCGACAACTGCCTGATCGAGCTGGATGCTCTGGAAACGCCCATCGCCGATGGCTCGAGCCGTGAGTTCATTCGCCTGATCCGCGGGGCGGGCATCCAGGAGCTGGATGAGCCCCGGGTGTTCTTCGTGCCCGACCGCCCGATCTCTTTCCGCAACGATGCGGGTGTGGACATCGTGGTGCTGCCCTCCGACGAATTCCGCGTGACCTACATGGTCGACTATGCGGTGCCCGGCATGGGTACCCAGTACACCTCGATGTACGGCATGGAGGAGTTCGAGGAAGAGTATGCGGGAGCGCGCACGTTCTGCCTGCTCTCGGAACTGCTGGCCCTGCGCTCGGCGGGCCTGATCCAGGGCGGCACGCTGGACAGCGGGCTGGTGCTCGTCGATCGGCAGCTGGACGAGCCGGCCCTGGACGAACTCAAGTCCGAGTTCGGTCTGGCCGGTCGCCCGCTCGAGCCCCCGGTCAATGGGGTGCTGGACAACCGCGAATTGCGCTTCGTCAACGAGCCCGTGCGTCACAAGGTGCTTGATCTGATCGGGGATCTGTGTCTGCTGGGCCATCCGCTCAAGGCCCATGTCCTGGCCGCCCGCGGCGGACATGCGACCCATGTGGAACTGGTGCGCCTGCTCAAGAAGGACATGATGCGCCAGAGTCTGCAGCGCGAGTACCAGGACCAATTGCACGCCGATCGGGTCTTTGACATCGCGGCCATCGAGCGCATCATGCCCCACCGCTACCCCATGCTGCTGGTGGACCGGATCCTGGAACTCAAGCCCGGCGAATTCGTGCGCGGCATCAAGTGCGTCACACGCAACGAGCCCTTCTTCAACGGCCATTTCCCCGACCATCCGATCATGCCCGGCGTGCTGATCGTGGAAGCCATGGGACAGTGCGGCGGAGTGCTGATGCTGAACAGCTACGATCGGCCCGAGGAGAAGGTGGTCTACTTCAGCGGGCTCGACAACGTGAAATTCCGCAAGCCCGTGGTGCCCGGAGATGTGCTGATGCTGGAACTGACCATGCTCAAGCAGCGGCGGGGTTTCTGCTCGATGAAGGGCCGGGCCCTGGTCGACGGACAGCTGGTCTGCACGGCCGAGATGTCCGCAGTGGTCATGGACAAGAACTCGTGA
- the lpxD gene encoding UDP-3-O-(3-hydroxymyristoyl)glucosamine N-acyltransferase, which produces MAAFRLADLARELGARVVGDPDLVLNGPAPLDRAGPGDLSFLANPLYRNLAASSLAGAVLLRPADHAALENPESRSWLLHDNPYEAFARALELFFPPRTEWPATIHPSAVIAEDAVLGEGCHVGPHVVIEAGASIGRASVLLAGCVIHEQVRIGDHCLLHAGSQVRERCVLGDRVVLQNGAVIGSEGFGYAPGADGVIRKIPQTGIVILADDVEIGANACVDRATMGATEIGAGCKIDNLVQVAHNVLIGAGTMVAALTGIAGSARLGARCVIGGHSAISGHLKIGDGVMLGGFSGITASAPDGVRLAGFPAVSHESFLAQSAALRKLPALRKTIKDLEERLARLEAGSAGEDE; this is translated from the coding sequence ATGGCGGCTTTCCGGCTGGCGGATCTGGCCCGCGAGCTGGGCGCGCGCGTGGTGGGTGATCCGGACCTGGTGCTGAACGGCCCCGCGCCCCTCGATCGCGCCGGCCCCGGGGACCTCAGTTTCCTGGCAAATCCGCTCTATCGCAACCTGGCGGCGTCCTCCCTTGCCGGGGCGGTCCTGCTGCGGCCCGCGGATCACGCCGCACTCGAGAATCCCGAATCGCGCAGCTGGCTGTTGCACGACAACCCATACGAAGCCTTTGCACGCGCACTGGAGCTGTTCTTTCCTCCGCGCACCGAATGGCCGGCCACGATTCATCCCAGCGCGGTCATTGCCGAGGACGCTGTCCTTGGCGAAGGCTGTCATGTGGGGCCGCATGTGGTCATCGAGGCGGGGGCGAGCATCGGTCGCGCCAGCGTGCTGCTGGCCGGTTGCGTGATCCACGAACAGGTCCGGATCGGTGATCACTGTCTGTTGCACGCGGGCAGCCAGGTGCGTGAACGCTGCGTGCTGGGCGATCGGGTCGTGCTGCAGAACGGGGCCGTGATCGGCAGCGAAGGCTTCGGATATGCACCCGGGGCCGACGGCGTGATTCGCAAGATTCCCCAGACCGGCATCGTGATCCTGGCCGACGACGTGGAAATCGGCGCCAATGCGTGTGTCGATCGCGCCACCATGGGCGCCACCGAGATCGGCGCGGGCTGCAAGATCGACAACCTGGTGCAGGTCGCGCACAATGTGCTGATCGGCGCGGGCACCATGGTGGCCGCACTGACCGGCATTGCGGGCAGCGCACGTCTGGGAGCCCGCTGCGTGATCGGCGGGCATTCGGCCATTTCGGGCCATCTGAAGATTGGCGATGGAGTGATGCTCGGCGGTTTTTCAGGCATCACGGCCTCCGCGCCCGACGGGGTTCGCCTGGCGGGATTTCCCGCCGTGTCCCACGAGAGTTTTCTGGCCCAGAGCGCGGCACTGCGCAAGCTGCCCGCCCTGCGCAAGACCATCAAGGATCTGGAAGAACGGCTGGCCCGGCTGGAAGCTGGCAGCGCCGGAGAGGATGAATGA